One window of Anaerolineae bacterium genomic DNA carries:
- a CDS encoding ferredoxin family protein, translating to MTHIITSLCLRDGACTEVCPVECIIPGKPVDEWPLYYIDPDTCIDCGACVPECPFEAIFPEDEVPSDYVAREGQRISKPVGTPGFDEEYEGEDHNGEPVHLKATKTLSEGETVDLTPDIEANYKFFQEGPGYDALEM from the coding sequence ATGACTCACATCATCACCAGTTTGTGTCTCCGCGACGGCGCCTGCACCGAGGTCTGCCCGGTAGAGTGCATCATCCCCGGCAAGCCGGTGGATGAATGGCCGCTCTACTACATTGATCCCGACACCTGCATCGACTGCGGCGCCTGCGTGCCAGAATGCCCCTTTGAGGCCATCTTCCCCGAGGACGAGGTGCCCTCCGACTATGTGGCCCGCGAAGGGCAGCGCATCAGCAAGCCCGTGGGCACCCCCGGCTTTGACGAAGAATACGAGGGCGAGGATCACAACGGCGAGCCCGTCCATCTCAAGGCCACCAAGACCCTCAGCGAGGGCGAGACGGTGGATCTCACCCCGGATATCGAGGCCAACTACAAGTTCTTCCAGGAAGGCCCTGGCTACGACGCCCTGGAAATGTGA
- a CDS encoding TetR/AcrR family transcriptional regulator, translating to MSSTPQLTRQRILDAAIRVFARKGYHATRMDDIVAEARVSKGGVYFHFPGKERLFLALIEHFAGLLEERLTQAIAAEQGGVRRVTAALEAGLRTFAEYRALAKIFLIQAVGLGERFERQRLALNDRFAALIRIYLDQAVAEGDIPPIDTEVTAYAWVGAIYELVTRWLLTDQPPLDRLLPGLRAVLLRSIGLEDSPPGEDHAL from the coding sequence ATGTCCTCCACTCCTCAACTCACCCGCCAACGCATTCTCGACGCGGCCATCCGCGTCTTTGCCCGCAAGGGCTACCACGCCACCCGCATGGACGACATCGTCGCCGAAGCCCGGGTCTCCAAAGGCGGCGTGTACTTTCACTTTCCCGGCAAAGAGCGGCTCTTCCTGGCCCTCATCGAGCATTTCGCCGGGCTGCTGGAGGAGCGCCTTACCCAGGCCATCGCCGCCGAACAGGGCGGCGTGCGTCGCGTCACCGCGGCCCTGGAAGCCGGGTTGCGCACCTTTGCCGAATACCGCGCCCTGGCCAAAATCTTCCTCATCCAGGCCGTCGGGCTGGGCGAACGCTTCGAACGCCAACGACTGGCCCTCAACGACCGCTTTGCCGCGCTCATCCGCATTTACCTGGACCAGGCTGTGGCCGAAGGGGATATCCCCCCTATCGACACCGAAGTCACCGCCTACGCCTGGGTGGGCGCCATCTACGAACTGGTCACCCGCTGGTTGCTCACCGACCAGCCGCCTCTGGATCGCCTGCTACCCGGCCTGCGCGCCGTGCTGTTGCGCTCCATTGGCCTGGAAGACAGCCCCCCAGGAGAAGACCATGCCCTTTGA